ATTTAGTACCCACTATAGAAGAGTATACAGCTTTGCTTCATTGCCCAAAGATCCAGGTTGATAAAGTCTACTCTAGAGCCGTTAATGTCCCAACCTTTGTGAAGAAGTTGATGAACATCACCGGAATGGGGGAGCAGTGGGTCACGACACGGATCAAGCAGAAGGGGGAAAGCAGATGCATCCATTGGAAAAGCCTGCAAGAGCTGGTTTTGGTACACCCTGATACAAGAAAAAGGGTCGACGTTTTTGCTCTAGGCATTTATGGGCTAGTAATTTTTCCTAAGGCACTAGGGCACGTAGATGAAGCCGCCTCAGACCTCTTTGATCGACTTGAAAAGATGGTTACACCAGTCCCAGCCATTCTagcagaaaccttcaggtcacTAAATGCTTGTAGAAGGACAGGTGAAGGCAGATTCATCGGATGTGCGCAGCTTCTTCTTGCATGTTTCCACAACCATTTTTGGAAGGTTGATAAGGTTTCGTATCGAGTCTTCTCCAGAAACTATTCTCCATTAAGAGAGATAGCAACTACACCAAGGAG
The window above is part of the Gossypium raimondii isolate GPD5lz unplaced genomic scaffold, ASM2569854v1 Contig00257, whole genome shotgun sequence genome. Proteins encoded here:
- the LOC105775223 gene encoding uncharacterized protein LOC105775223, with the translated sequence MENRFLDKVEDNAAVRVWLEKAQSEKGDSLAEGYTSELWDYTRISVTQNSLQELKYWNPAYSCFTFGRVDLVPTIEEYTALLHCPKIQVDKVYSRAVNVPTFVKKLMNITGMGEQWVTTRIKQKGESRCIHWKSLQELVLVHPDTRKRVDVFALGIYGLVIFPKALGHVDEAASDLFDRLEKMVTPVPAILAETFRSLNACRRTGEGRFIGCAQLLLACFHNHFWKVDKVSYRVFSRNYSPLREIATTPRRDDISEEKWLAILQNL